The following coding sequences lie in one Anoplolepis gracilipes chromosome 4, ASM4749672v1, whole genome shotgun sequence genomic window:
- the LOC140664512 gene encoding uncharacterized protein isoform X1 — protein MLAASICCEIYYMVLPNTTMTSRVPRCLFGKPDPRETMEMVQEALDAERSKFAKRWGVDPCSEDKENNYQRRNNEKSEPSTNKKRSNPYSRQTSIHDYWRARKICDANKKPLTTSVDVTKQQNVESSKTTKTSTTTATITKTT, from the exons ATGCTGGCAGCTTCAATCTGTTGCGAAATCTATTACATGGTGTTACCCAACACGACCATGACCTCGCGAGTACCACGCTGCCTCTTTGGCAAGCCGGACCCGCGGGAAACCATGGAGATGGTGCAGGAAGCGCTAGACGCCGAGAGGAGCAAATTCGCCAAGAGATGGGGAGTGGATCCCTGTTCCGAGGACAAGGAGAATAATTACCAGAGGCGGAACAACGAGAAGAGCGAGCCGTCGACTAACAAAAAGCGAAGCAATCCATATTCAAGGCAGACCAGCATTCACG atTACTGGCGAGCTCGAAAAATATGTGACGCAAATAAAAAGCCTTTGACGACTTCGGTGGACGTGACAAAGCAACAAAATGTGGAATCGTCGAAAACAACGAAGACGTCTACTACGACAGCGACGATAACGAAAACTACGTAG
- the LOC140664512 gene encoding uncharacterized protein isoform X2 — protein sequence MLAASICCEIYYMVLPNTTMTSRVPRCLFGKPDPRETMEMVQEALDAERSKFAKRWGVDPCSEDKENNYQRRNNEKSEPSTNKKRSNPYSRQTSIHGIRSGSLDKRMVDRLKHVCKIIVARAREKD from the exons ATGCTGGCAGCTTCAATCTGTTGCGAAATCTATTACATGGTGTTACCCAACACGACCATGACCTCGCGAGTACCACGCTGCCTCTTTGGCAAGCCGGACCCGCGGGAAACCATGGAGATGGTGCAGGAAGCGCTAGACGCCGAGAGGAGCAAATTCGCCAAGAGATGGGGAGTGGATCCCTGTTCCGAGGACAAGGAGAATAATTACCAGAGGCGGAACAACGAGAAGAGCGAGCCGTCGACTAACAAAAAGCGAAGCAATCCATATTCAAGGCAGACCAGCATTCACG gCATTCGAAGTGGTTCGCTGGATAAAAGAATGGTCGATAGGTTGAAACACGTGTGCAAGATAATCGTAGCGCGCGCGAGggagaaagattaa